In Candidatus Bathyarchaeota archaeon, one genomic interval encodes:
- a CDS encoding DUF5615 family PIN-like protein: MRLLLDEMYIGLKEYFEMLGWEVLTVQDIGLQGAKDREIVEYAKEHDLILVTQDQKPADLAELSGAKYVLISNALIARIADEKIRQKYLEAKTKNSTASLPEG; encoded by the coding sequence TTGAGACTGTTGCTGGATGAAATGTATATTGGGCTAAAAGAATACTTTGAGATGCTTGGATGGGAAGTCCTAACTGTCCAGGATATAGGTTTGCAGGGAGCAAAAGATAGGGAGATTGTAGAATACGCTAAAGAGCATGACCTAATTCTCGTAACGCAAGACCAGAAGCCAGCAGACTTGGCTGAGCTGTCAGGTGCAAAATATGTGCTAATATCTAATGCTCTAATTGCAAGGATAGCTGATGAGAAGATTAGACAGAAGTATCTAGAGGCGAAAACAAAAAACTCGACTGCATCTCTTCCAGAAGGGTGA
- a CDS encoding AAA family ATPase, with translation MPQERVQTGIDGFDGLIEGGLPRGYCYAIVGGPGTGKTTFAVQFICTGILRFGENGIYVTLEEPPYSIANSALRYGWNMYDLEEKRRLAIVDASPIRAEGQQGRYVIKAGIGTEEFSVDGLIGAINDARRKIEAKRCVVDSVSALQIQYRDEFESRQGLLRLVKALTEMRLTTLLLVESREENPNMQRYGTEEFLAHGVIHLHSYRIRDSIVRAVEVRKMRGVKITDRICPYDFTSNGIIVYPGESVFAE, from the coding sequence TTGCCTCAGGAGAGGGTTCAAACAGGCATCGATGGCTTCGACGGATTGATTGAGGGTGGACTGCCAAGAGGATATTGCTACGCTATTGTAGGCGGACCTGGCACTGGTAAGACGACCTTTGCAGTCCAATTTATATGCACTGGCATATTGAGGTTTGGTGAGAATGGAATCTACGTGACTCTGGAGGAACCGCCATACTCGATTGCTAATTCTGCTCTACGCTATGGTTGGAACATGTATGATCTTGAGGAGAAGAGGCGGTTGGCCATCGTTGACGCTTCCCCGATTAGAGCTGAGGGGCAGCAGGGAAGGTACGTGATCAAGGCGGGTATTGGAACCGAGGAGTTCAGTGTTGACGGCTTAATCGGCGCTATCAACGATGCTAGGAGAAAGATTGAAGCTAAGAGATGTGTCGTCGACAGCGTCTCAGCCCTCCAAATACAGTATCGCGACGAATTTGAGTCTAGGCAGGGTTTGCTTAGGCTTGTCAAGGCGCTTACAGAGATGAGGTTGACAACATTGTTGCTTGTCGAGAGCAGGGAGGAGAATCCCAACATGCAGAGGTATGGAACCGAGGAGTTTCTAGCCCATGGGGTGATACACCTTCACTCCTACAGGATAAGGGACTCAATAGTTAGGGCGGTTGAGGTTAGAAAGATGCGCGGCGTCAAGATTACGGATAGAATATGCCCATACGATTTTACATCGAACGGGATAATCGTTTATCCGGGAGAGTCCGTCTTCGCGGAATAG
- a CDS encoding response regulator: MADKILVVDDEADIANLAKIILESEGYSVVTASNGEEALAKVYQESPDLVLLDIVMPKKTGLEVCRILKEQKRTRQIPVIVFSVLGREVDRRMSAEVGADAHFVKPFTPESLVEIVRTHLLKAKMNKFSSHLGFNHSYLSGRKMLLEFSPDASYERCVRDFILEAKANGEAIVVLTAKGSAVYQVALDEGNVDIKNITAKPIISPILDSYRDVSLSIVFDNLSDMMLSLGLVQTYNFVRNALENMADQRITALFLLNPDAHQPSEAYSIRGLFRDQLAYRNEGLTIIKISPPLAAAKE, encoded by the coding sequence CTAGTCGTAGATGATGAGGCTGACATAGCAAACCTTGCAAAGATTATCCTAGAATCTGAGGGATATAGTGTTGTAACAGCCTCTAATGGGGAGGAGGCACTAGCGAAAGTTTACCAAGAATCTCCTGATCTTGTGCTGCTAGACATAGTCATGCCTAAAAAGACGGGTCTAGAGGTCTGTAGAATATTGAAGGAGCAGAAGAGGACTAGGCAGATCCCGGTCATTGTGTTCTCGGTTTTGGGAAGAGAGGTTGATAGGAGGATGAGCGCCGAGGTCGGCGCTGACGCACACTTCGTCAAGCCATTCACTCCGGAAAGCCTAGTTGAAATCGTCAGAACCCATCTCTTAAAGGCGAAAATGAATAAGTTTTCTTCTCATCTGGGCTTTAATCACAGCTACCTTTCAGGCAGGAAGATGCTGTTAGAATTCAGTCCGGACGCCTCCTATGAGCGTTGTGTCCGGGACTTCATCCTAGAGGCTAAAGCTAACGGCGAGGCGATCGTTGTTCTAACAGCTAAGGGAAGCGCGGTTTATCAGGTTGCCTTGGACGAGGGAAACGTGGACATAAAGAATATCACAGCGAAACCAATAATATCGCCAATACTCGATTCCTATAGAGATGTAAGTCTCAGCATCGTATTCGACAACCTTTCAGACATGATGCTTTCCCTTGGATTGGTCCAGACCTACAATTTTGTTAGGAACGCCTTAGAAAATATGGCTGATCAGAGGATAACGGCGCTCTTCCTCCTCAATCCGGATGCGCATCAGCCAAGTGAAGCGTACAGTATAAGAGGGCTTTTTAGAGATCAACTGGCGTATAGAAACGAAGGGCTGACCATAATTAAGATTAGCCCGCCCTTGGCAGCCGCCAAAGAGTAA
- a CDS encoding GNAT family N-acetyltransferase, protein MLRIEKIDEDTFLRVPDPCRRCIYWQTVGEFNSSSMGKGGEEEKMRWLKRVLREFGCCIKVACLGDVIGVMQYAPAIYFPRVREYISGPPNEDAAFIACLYILDKDQRGKGYGTLMLKNLTEELKEKGFIAVETFARISSENNPSGPLTFYLRNNFKVVRRKDDFPLVRLELK, encoded by the coding sequence TTGCTTAGGATCGAGAAAATTGATGAAGACACATTTTTAAGGGTTCCAGACCCGTGTAGGCGCTGCATTTATTGGCAAACAGTTGGAGAGTTCAATTCCTCCTCCATGGGCAAAGGTGGAGAGGAAGAAAAGATGCGTTGGCTAAAGAGAGTACTGAGAGAATTTGGGTGCTGCATTAAAGTAGCATGCCTTGGTGATGTAATAGGTGTTATGCAGTATGCTCCAGCAATATACTTTCCGCGCGTGAGAGAGTATATTTCCGGACCGCCAAATGAGGACGCTGCATTTATAGCATGTCTTTACATCCTGGATAAGGATCAGAGGGGGAAGGGCTACGGTACGCTTATGCTTAAAAATCTGACGGAGGAATTAAAAGAAAAGGGATTTATAGCCGTTGAAACCTTTGCAAGAATTAGTTCTGAAAACAATCCGTCAGGACCATTAACCTTCTATTTGAGGAATAACTTCAAAGTAGTGAGAAGGAAAGATGATTTCCCTCTTGTCCGCCTTGAACTTAAATAA
- a CDS encoding ArsR family transcriptional regulator has protein sequence MENEFGQNNGNTCFLEVLKALSNPQRLKILASLASGRYTVTELSEKLKMSPPLVFLHLRKLVRAGLVMEGERETIAREGLPPLNKSYYEIRDFKFEISPKKILEEVNQWC, from the coding sequence ATGGAAAATGAGTTCGGGCAGAACAACGGAAACACATGCTTTCTTGAGGTTCTCAAGGCCTTATCAAATCCACAACGGTTAAAAATACTGGCCAGTCTTGCCAGCGGAAGATATACAGTTACAGAATTGTCGGAAAAGCTGAAGATGTCTCCCCCTCTGGTCTTTCTGCACTTAAGAAAACTTGTAAGAGCGGGGCTGGTCATGGAGGGGGAAAGAGAGACCATTGCCAGAGAGGGTCTTCCACCTCTCAACAAATCCTACTACGAAATCAGAGATTTCAAATTTGAGATTAGCCCGAAAAAAATTTTAGAGGAGGTGAACCAATGGTGTTAG
- a CDS encoding LemA family protein, translating to MDLITLILAGASIIVVLALVLILVYYYNKIRILYNRIEEAWAQIDVQLKRRYDLLPNLVETVKAYAKHERELFEKLAEARERMVKGGSREEQMRASDELTRALRTIFAIAEAYPTLRANENFKLLQEQLEGIENKIAYARQYYNSSVLAYNNVISTIPGKWFAAGRVKQPFLEISEAERRPVKVEF from the coding sequence TTGGACTTGATAACTTTAATTCTCGCCGGGGCATCCATAATCGTCGTTTTAGCCCTCGTTCTTATCCTGGTCTACTACTACAACAAGATCAGAATACTTTATAATCGGATTGAGGAGGCTTGGGCCCAGATCGACGTTCAGCTTAAGAGGAGATATGATCTCCTTCCAAACCTCGTCGAGACCGTCAAGGCCTATGCAAAGCATGAAAGGGAGTTATTTGAGAAATTGGCGGAAGCAAGGGAGAGGATGGTGAAGGGTGGAAGCAGGGAGGAGCAGATGAGAGCTTCTGACGAATTGACCCGGGCGTTGCGCACAATCTTCGCAATCGCTGAAGCATATCCAACTTTGAGGGCGAATGAGAATTTTAAGCTTCTCCAAGAACAGCTAGAGGGTATAGAGAACAAGATAGCTTATGCCCGCCAATATTATAACTCATCAGTCTTGGCATACAACAATGTAATCTCAACTATTCCTGGGAAATGGTTCGCCGCTGGCAGGGTAAAGCAGCCATTTCTTGAGATATCGGAGGCTGAGAGGCGACCAGTCAAAGTGGAGTTCTGA
- a CDS encoding DNA-directed RNA polymerase subunit K codes for MKESYNKTGSGKKEIIGPPKLTRFEMARIVGARALQIAMGAPVLIKPSKKNASPIDIAIEELKRGVLPITIRRTLPDGKTYQDIPLKWLL; via the coding sequence ATAAAGGAGAGTTATAATAAGACGGGTTCTGGGAAGAAGGAGATCATAGGTCCGCCTAAACTCACGCGTTTCGAGATGGCTAGAATAGTGGGGGCGAGAGCACTTCAAATCGCAATGGGAGCACCAGTTCTAATAAAGCCCTCTAAGAAAAACGCAAGCCCAATAGACATCGCAATAGAAGAGCTGAAGAGGGGAGTGCTCCCAATAACTATCCGCAGAACACTACCAGACGGCAAGACATACCAAGACATACCGCTCAAATGGCTACTTTAA
- a CDS encoding class I SAM-dependent methyltransferase — protein sequence MRKIYFDRYVFYVFDGVYEPAEDTFLIAESLEDFEAKDVLEIGTGCGILSIISAEKAEKVVATDVNPVALRCAKFNAKVNGVHEKIDFIQGDLFGPLRRGTSFDMILFNPPYLPTEEAPSDWIDYAWSGGQNGRSVIDRFLGQVSQHLKPGGRILLAQSSLSNIELTMRKLELQGFETNILKEKRVPFESIILVYGRRTLAST from the coding sequence TTGAGGAAGATCTACTTCGACAGGTATGTCTTCTATGTTTTCGATGGGGTTTATGAACCCGCGGAAGACACTTTCTTGATTGCTGAGAGTCTAGAAGATTTCGAAGCCAAGGATGTCTTGGAAATTGGCACAGGCTGCGGGATTCTATCGATTATCTCCGCTGAGAAAGCAGAGAAAGTTGTGGCTACGGATGTAAACCCTGTCGCTTTGAGATGCGCGAAATTTAATGCGAAAGTGAACGGCGTCCATGAAAAGATAGACTTCATCCAAGGGGATCTGTTTGGACCCTTAAGAAGAGGCACATCGTTCGACATGATTCTTTTTAATCCGCCTTACTTGCCGACAGAAGAGGCACCCTCAGACTGGATCGACTATGCATGGTCAGGCGGCCAGAACGGAAGAAGCGTGATAGATAGATTTCTGGGACAAGTAAGCCAGCATCTTAAGCCCGGAGGCCGCATCCTTCTTGCGCAGTCATCATTATCTAACATCGAATTAACCATGAGAAAACTCGAATTGCAGGGATTCGAAACGAATATTCTTAAAGAGAAGAGGGTGCCATTTGAGTCGATAATACTGGTTTACGGCAGAAGAACACTTGCTTCTACCTGA
- a CDS encoding PAS domain-containing protein codes for MGLGLWVKAISKIETGMLELDAGYNIKKADAYVARMLRYSQKELVGVNIFSLVPKELRKVFADLLAEDVKSFEMELIRKDGGRVSILVWPDCVFENGIFKHGTLSVMEFIEKCVQA; via the coding sequence TTGGGTCTTGGATTATGGGTGAAAGCTATTAGTAAAATCGAGACAGGCATGCTTGAGCTGGACGCAGGCTATAACATCAAGAAGGCCGATGCATACGTCGCTAGGATGCTGAGGTACTCTCAAAAGGAACTAGTTGGCGTCAACATTTTTTCGTTGGTACCGAAAGAGCTGAGAAAGGTATTCGCTGATCTTTTGGCCGAGGATGTTAAAAGCTTCGAGATGGAACTCATTAGAAAGGATGGGGGAAGAGTCTCGATACTAGTCTGGCCTGATTGCGTCTTCGAAAATGGCATATTCAAACATGGAACCCTATCGGTAATGGAATTCATAGAGAAATGTGTACAGGCATGA
- a CDS encoding NAD(P)-dependent alcohol dehydrogenase, with the protein MKGFMKAAVLHKPLDLRVEDVEIPKIEPDQVLIRMKRVGICGSDIHYYLRGRISSYVVEKPLILGHECAGEIAEVGDEVKSFRVGQRVVVEPGFTCGKCEHCRSGRYNLCEQVNFYGTPPFNGAFAEYNYAPEQNVYPIPDTMSLEEGAMIEPLAVGMMAAKMGRVEAGDIVVILGAGPIGQMALQASKICGASAIFVSDLIEYRLEYAEKHGASAVINPVKEDLSEKVAKLTSGKGADVVIEASGAPAAIQQTVEIVKPGGTVVLVGNPHGEIMMPMSKIVSKEVRIQGIHRYANVYEAAIKAVSSGKAIVKPYVTHIFPLERIREAFEVHINKAGNPIKIQVAI; encoded by the coding sequence ATGAAGGGATTCATGAAGGCAGCAGTTCTACATAAGCCACTCGACCTCCGCGTCGAAGATGTTGAGATCCCGAAGATTGAACCGGATCAAGTGCTCATAAGAATGAAACGGGTGGGGATCTGCGGATCGGATATCCACTATTATCTCCGTGGCAGAATCTCTTCATATGTTGTAGAGAAACCGTTAATTCTCGGTCATGAATGTGCAGGAGAAATAGCAGAGGTGGGTGATGAGGTTAAGTCGTTTAGGGTTGGACAAAGGGTGGTTGTTGAGCCTGGTTTCACCTGTGGAAAATGTGAACACTGTAGGAGCGGAAGATACAACCTCTGTGAACAAGTGAATTTTTATGGAACCCCGCCCTTCAACGGAGCCTTTGCCGAATATAACTATGCTCCCGAACAGAATGTTTACCCGATACCTGACACAATGTCGCTGGAGGAGGGCGCGATGATTGAGCCTTTGGCGGTCGGCATGATGGCGGCAAAGATGGGACGTGTAGAAGCAGGCGACATCGTTGTGATTTTGGGCGCAGGGCCCATAGGGCAGATGGCGCTTCAGGCTTCCAAGATCTGCGGAGCTTCCGCGATATTTGTGAGCGATCTTATTGAGTATAGGCTTGAATACGCGGAGAAGCATGGGGCAAGTGCCGTAATAAACCCAGTGAAAGAGGACTTGAGTGAAAAGGTTGCGAAGCTGACGAGCGGTAAAGGCGCTGACGTCGTTATTGAAGCCTCTGGTGCACCAGCAGCCATCCAACAGACCGTTGAAATCGTGAAGCCCGGCGGCACAGTTGTGCTCGTCGGAAACCCTCATGGAGAGATCATGATGCCCATGAGCAAGATAGTCTCTAAAGAGGTTAGAATCCAAGGCATACATCGCTATGCGAATGTATATGAAGCGGCCATAAAGGCGGTCTCATCTGGCAAAGCCATCGTGAAGCCATATGTTACTCACATATTTCCGCTGGAAAGGATTAGGGAGGCATTCGAAGTCCATATCAACAAGGCTGGTAACCCGATAAAGATACAGGTAGCGATCTAA
- a CDS encoding PadR family transcriptional regulator: MFGFKPLHPRHWARRIACVPKGFLRFHVLRLLASKPMSGSEIISEIEKETGGRWRPSPGSVYPLLAWLQDNGYVREQPAEETGIKRYVLTEQGHKYLEEEMKFRRESGLTGFPPFPLLGDIWPLSKVESLRSLMDSARRLTASIINLGMSIRDIPIEQYAKQAEAILNEAADKIEELNRRIKNEKTSQNM, translated from the coding sequence ATGTTTGGATTTAAACCGCTACACCCCAGACACTGGGCAAGAAGAATAGCGTGTGTGCCAAAAGGGTTTCTAAGGTTTCATGTGTTGAGGCTGCTTGCTTCTAAACCAATGTCGGGATCCGAGATAATCTCTGAAATTGAGAAGGAGACTGGTGGGAGATGGAGACCAAGTCCAGGTTCCGTCTACCCGCTTCTAGCATGGCTGCAGGACAACGGATACGTTAGAGAACAGCCAGCGGAAGAAACTGGCATAAAAAGGTACGTCTTAACAGAACAGGGACATAAGTATCTGGAGGAAGAGATGAAGTTTAGAAGAGAGTCGGGATTGACGGGGTTCCCGCCTTTCCCATTATTAGGTGATATTTGGCCATTGTCTAAAGTTGAAAGTTTAAGGTCGCTAATGGACTCGGCAAGACGGTTAACAGCGTCCATCATTAACCTTGGCATGTCAATTAGGGATATTCCCATTGAGCAATATGCCAAACAGGCTGAAGCCATCCTTAATGAAGCTGCAGATAAGATTGAAGAATTAAACAGGCGAATAAAAAATGAGAAAACATCTCAGAACATGTGA
- a CDS encoding DUF885 domain-containing protein produces MTKLFEINPDLAVSLGLHEPYDYMLPNGSSLRFQETLRLMEEWLECLKRNLRREDLSDEHKIDWEVLEDFYERLKFDFYDRRIHELNPDVSEELGGPILIIFMRNYAPLEKRIEAIAARIEQMPRYLEDFRTRFERSQPVRLWTELAIEKTQNLQDFFLYILEAVKGKVSEEIYSRLENAIENVKAAIERQVEWLRSLLDNAKDDWALGREKFERLIQIRNLGMRSEEILQLGMEYLEQLKMERMRIAQKIVPGGSVEDALRVVEYKSPRTFEEALEYTRRVIEDAKRFVQEAGILTVYPEDILIVEETPTFLTPVIPFAALIMPAKFDKQRIGIYLVTRPRDEIDLRKRHNYPAITNTAVHEAFPGHFLQGALASRGSVIRFLAEGVETIEGWAHYCEDLMNEKGFIRDLETRLIQVNDMIWRAVRIIVDVKLSRGEMSFQEAVEMLVKEARMSEEAARAEVNRYTQTPGYQLSYLLGKHLILKLKKEIQQRMGERFDERFFHDTIAANGYLPISLIRKIFDKKISALTH; encoded by the coding sequence TTGACTAAGTTATTCGAAATCAATCCAGACCTCGCTGTATCTCTAGGGCTTCATGAACCCTATGATTATATGCTGCCCAATGGATCTTCTTTAAGATTCCAGGAAACTTTGAGGCTGATGGAAGAGTGGCTTGAATGCCTGAAGCGGAATTTGAGGCGTGAGGATCTTAGCGATGAACACAAGATAGATTGGGAAGTTCTGGAAGACTTTTACGAACGCTTAAAGTTCGACTTTTATGATCGGCGAATACATGAGTTGAATCCCGATGTGTCTGAGGAATTAGGCGGTCCGATCCTCATAATATTCATGAGGAATTATGCTCCGCTAGAGAAGAGAATTGAGGCGATAGCTGCCCGAATAGAGCAGATGCCGAGATACTTGGAAGACTTTCGTACAAGATTTGAGAGGTCGCAGCCAGTCAGGCTGTGGACAGAACTAGCAATAGAAAAGACTCAGAACCTACAGGATTTTTTCCTCTATATACTCGAAGCCGTGAAGGGGAAGGTCTCCGAGGAAATTTACAGTAGGCTCGAGAATGCTATTGAGAACGTCAAGGCGGCAATAGAGAGGCAGGTAGAATGGCTTCGAAGCTTGCTCGATAATGCAAAAGATGATTGGGCATTAGGCAGGGAGAAATTCGAAAGGCTCATCCAGATTAGAAATCTTGGAATGAGATCTGAAGAGATTTTGCAGCTAGGCATGGAATACCTTGAACAATTAAAGATGGAGCGCATGAGGATCGCGCAAAAGATAGTTCCGGGAGGATCTGTTGAGGATGCCCTCAGAGTTGTTGAGTACAAAAGTCCCAGAACGTTTGAGGAGGCACTTGAGTACACTAGAAGAGTAATAGAGGATGCAAAGCGTTTCGTGCAAGAGGCGGGTATCTTGACTGTTTATCCAGAGGACATATTAATAGTTGAAGAGACCCCGACCTTCTTGACCCCAGTAATACCCTTCGCAGCTCTCATTATGCCAGCAAAGTTCGATAAACAGCGAATTGGAATCTATTTGGTGACTAGACCTAGGGATGAGATCGACCTCAGGAAACGCCACAATTATCCAGCGATAACAAACACTGCCGTGCATGAGGCTTTTCCCGGACATTTCCTTCAAGGGGCTCTCGCAAGCCGTGGAAGTGTTATCAGGTTTTTGGCTGAAGGTGTTGAAACAATAGAAGGTTGGGCTCATTACTGTGAAGATCTCATGAATGAAAAGGGGTTCATCAGGGATCTTGAGACGCGGCTAATCCAGGTTAATGATATGATATGGCGAGCCGTTCGAATCATCGTTGACGTCAAGCTTTCTCGAGGGGAGATGAGTTTCCAGGAAGCCGTTGAAATGCTGGTTAAAGAGGCTAGAATGTCCGAGGAGGCTGCAAGAGCGGAGGTAAACCGGTATACGCAGACCCCTGGATACCAACTGTCATACCTTCTGGGGAAGCATTTAATATTGAAACTAAAGAAAGAGATTCAGCAGAGGATGGGCGAGAGATTCGATGAGAGATTCTTCCACGACACAATAGCCGCCAATGGATACTTGCCAATCTCTTTGATCCGTAAAATCTTCGATAAAAAGATTAGCGCCCTAACTCATTAA
- a CDS encoding M48 family metallopeptidase, with protein sequence MSRLSFYDEIARNKRSSILLALTVSAFIFALIYLLVYILSPALLIYTIPISIVLISVYASMSYKYGDSLVLASVNAKPADANKFQYLRDTVEGLSIAAGIPTPKVYIIESKEMNALATGRGPRDASIAVTTGLLGELNRLELEGVIGHEIAHIRNRDVLFMTYVAVLVGLAAILSHMILRSFRMGRLRRIRGGREPGWIEAIVIIAGLILAAIAPLVTRLVQFAISRRREFLADASSAELTRYPEGLASALEKIMNKNKGRMDVSEAVSHLFFVDPNHNPMDRLFATHPPVEERIRRLRAM encoded by the coding sequence ATGTCTAGGCTCAGTTTCTATGATGAGATTGCAAGAAATAAGAGGAGCTCTATTCTTCTAGCACTCACCGTCTCGGCCTTTATCTTCGCCCTAATCTACCTACTTGTTTACATTCTATCTCCCGCCCTTCTCATCTATACCATTCCAATTTCAATCGTATTGATATCTGTCTATGCATCCATGTCCTATAAGTATGGGGACAGCCTAGTCTTGGCGTCCGTAAACGCAAAGCCCGCTGATGCAAATAAATTCCAATATTTACGTGACACTGTAGAGGGTTTGAGCATTGCGGCCGGTATTCCGACACCCAAGGTCTACATTATCGAGAGTAAGGAAATGAATGCTTTAGCGACAGGAAGAGGCCCAAGAGATGCAAGCATTGCAGTCACAACAGGCTTGCTCGGCGAACTTAACAGGCTTGAGCTCGAGGGTGTAATAGGGCATGAAATTGCGCACATAAGAAACAGAGATGTACTTTTCATGACATATGTCGCCGTACTCGTCGGCCTCGCAGCAATCCTAAGCCACATGATTCTAAGATCATTCCGAATGGGTCGGCTTAGACGCATTCGCGGGGGCAGAGAACCGGGATGGATAGAGGCGATAGTCATTATCGCAGGCCTAATATTAGCCGCTATCGCACCGTTGGTGACACGCCTTGTACAGTTCGCAATATCAAGGAGAAGAGAGTTTCTAGCCGACGCCTCCTCCGCAGAGTTGACAAGATACCCTGAAGGCTTAGCCTCAGCTCTCGAGAAAATCATGAATAAGAATAAGGGGAGAATGGATGTAAGTGAAGCCGTTAGCCACCTCTTCTTCGTAGATCCAAACCATAACCCAATGGACAGACTATTTGCCACTCATCCCCCAGTAGAGGAGAGAATAAGAAGACTAAGGGCAATGTAG
- a CDS encoding Mut7-C RNAse domain-containing protein gives MKFLADGMLGKLSRWLRMLGCDVEYYNNLDDEELIQTAAREGRILITRDAELHRRASILGLQSYLLKGQNEVERLAEVARRFGIKLEIDVDRSRCPKCNILLRSVKKEEIIDRIPDSTSRFYNNFWICPNCGQIYWQGSHWSKIKNTLLKARQLSNHH, from the coding sequence ATGAAATTTCTCGCAGACGGGATGCTGGGCAAGCTGAGTAGATGGCTCAGGATGCTGGGCTGCGATGTTGAGTACTATAATAACCTCGACGATGAAGAACTAATACAAACCGCGGCAAGGGAAGGCCGAATCCTTATTACCAGGGATGCTGAGCTTCACAGGAGGGCGTCCATTTTAGGGCTTCAATCTTATCTCCTTAAAGGCCAAAATGAGGTGGAAAGGCTTGCCGAGGTTGCCAGACGTTTTGGGATTAAGCTCGAGATAGATGTAGATCGTTCACGCTGCCCAAAGTGTAACATACTTCTACGGTCAGTTAAGAAAGAGGAGATTATTGATAGAATACCGGATTCGACATCACGTTTCTATAATAATTTCTGGATATGTCCAAACTGCGGGCAGATATATTGGCAGGGAAGCCACTGGAGTAAGATAAAGAATACACTTCTCAAAGCTAGACAGCTGTCTAATCATCATTAA